One window of the Dryobates pubescens isolate bDryPub1 chromosome 13, bDryPub1.pri, whole genome shotgun sequence genome contains the following:
- the FBXO45 gene encoding F-box/SPRY domain-containing protein 1: MAAGPGGGSGGAAAAGGPGWRLPGRVLELVFSYLELRELRSCALVCKLWHRVLHGDENSEVWRSLAARCLAEEALRTDILCNVPTYKGKVRAFHHAFSTNDCSRNVYIKKNGFTLHRNPIAQSTDGARTKIGFSEGRHAWEVWWEGPLGTVAVIGIATKRAAMQCQGYVALLGSDDQSWGWNLVDNNLLHNGEVNGSFPQCNNAPKYQIGERIRVILDMEDKTLAFERGYEFLGVAFRGLPKVCLYPAVSAVYGNTEVTLVYLGKPLDG; encoded by the exons aTGGCGGCGGGccccggcggcggcagcgggggggcggcggcggcgggagggcCGGGCTGGCGGTTGCCGGGGcgagtgctggagctggtgttCTCCTACCTGGAGCTGCGGGAGTTGAGGAGCTGCGCGCTGGTCTGTAAGCTGTGGCACCGCGTCCTGCACGGCGACGAGAACAGCGAGGTGTGGCGCAGCCTGGCCGCCCGCTGCCTGGCCGAGGAGGCCCTGCGCACCGACATCCTCTGCAACGTGCCCACCTACAAGGGCAAG GTCCGTGCCTTCCACCACGCCTTCAGCACCAACGACTGCTCGCGGAACGTCTACATCAAGAAGAACGGCTTCACGCTGCACCGCAACCCCATCGCCCAGAGCACGGACGGGGCCAGGACCAAGATCGGCTTCAGCGAGGGCCGCCACGCCTGGGAGGTGTGGTGGGAAGGCCCTCTGGGCACCGTGGCCGTCATCGGCATCGCCACCAAGAGGGCAGCCATGCAGTGCCAGGGTTACgtggccctgctggggagcgacgaccagagctggggctggaaccTGGTGGACAATAACTTGCTGCATAACGGAGAGGTGAACGGCAGTTTCCCCCAGTGCAATAATGCACCCAAATACCAG ATAGGTGAAAGGATTCGAGTTATCCTGGACATGGAAGACAAAACATTAGCATTTGAGAGGGGATATGAATTCTTGGGAGTTGCCTTCAGAGGACTGCCAAAAGTTTGCCTGTATCCAGCAGTGTCTGCTGTCTATGGTAACACAGAAGTGACTTTGGTCTACCTGGGAAAACCTCTGGATGGATGA
- the WDR53 gene encoding WD repeat-containing protein 53, whose translation MAVKWIGGHSSSVLCLNVSTEGLVASGAEKGELTLWDAGGTPAGQLQLPKADDVTSVVFSPQCPSRLYASHGETISLLDVRSLKEPVEHFHVNEEEINCLAVNEADSFLAAADDSGAIKIMDLEKKKVSRSLRHSNICSSVVFRPQRPQSLVSCGLDMQVMLWNLQKARPLWTTNLQDCETDGPQSAGQFFNPPLAHSLSVASCGNVFGCGAQDGKVRIFRVTGSKFEQELEFQGHSLGVSQVLFMPEAYWLLTGGNDGKVLLWDVSSDVGKPQKSPAKSLQRRKAQTPASTRKNGKLTKVASDEQARILPKLTIEHGEKVNWILCTEIKGSKRVLVADQSSSISLYLLAEP comes from the exons ATGGCAGTCAAATGGATTGGTGGGCATTCGTCCTCTGTATTGTGCTTGAATGTCAGCACAGAAGGGCTGGTGGCTTCAGGTGCAGAGAAAGGCGAGCTCACACTCTGGGACGCGGGAGGCACTCCAGcaggacagctccagctccccaaggCAGACGACGTGACCTCTGTGGTGTTCTCTCCACAATGTCCCAGCAGGCTGTATGCCTCCCACGGGGAAACTATCAGTTTGCTGGATGTCCGATCCCTCAAGGAGCCCGTTGAACACTTCCACGTGAACGAGGAGGAGATCAACTGCCTCGCAGTGAATGAGGCTGACAGTTTCTTGGCTGCAGCAGATGACTCAGGGGCAATAAAGATTATGgacctggagaagaagaaagtcAGCCGGTCCTTGAGACACTCAAACATCTGCTCCTCTGTTGTCTTTCGACCTCAGAGGCCTCAAAGCCTTGTGTCCTGTGGACTAGATATGCAG gttatGCTGTGGAACCTGCAGAAAGCTCGCCCCTTGTGGACCACAAACCTGCAGGACTGTGAAACAGATGGTCCCCAGTCAGCTGGCCAGTTCTTTAACCCACCCCTTGCACATTCCCTGTCTGTCGCGTCGTGCGGCAATGTCTTCGGCTGCGGAGCTCAGGATGGTAAAGTCAGGATATTCAGAGTCACTGGTTCCAAGTTTGAACAAGAGCTGGAGTTTCAAGGTCACAGCCTGGGAGTATCTCAGGTCCTCTTTATGCCAGAAGCCTACTGGTTGTTGACTGGAGGAAATGATGGGAAAGTCTTGCTCTGGGATGTCAGCAGTGATGTTGGAAAGCCGCAGAAGAGTCCAGccaaatctctgcagagaaggaaggcCCAGACACCTGCTTCCACCAGGAAAAATGGAAAGCTCACCAAAGTGGCTTCAGATGAACAAGCTAGAATTTTACCAAAGCTAACCATTGAGCATGGAGAAAAGGTGAACTGGATCTTGTGCACAGAGATCAAAGGCTCCAAGAGAGTATTAGTTGCTGATCAGAGTAGTTCTATATCTCTGTATCTGTTGGCAGAACCTTAG